The following proteins are encoded in a genomic region of Gimesia algae:
- a CDS encoding FAD/NAD(P)-binding protein has product MKKVAIIGGGFSGTMAAVNLARLSSGPLCIQLINDKYPLGRGVAYGTRREEHLLNVAARNMSAVPDHANHFLDWLRTRVDYSDLPDPQLRETYVPRRIYGDYLRSILATYMQPIDSHHPAEIQVIEQEAIDIEFNFEGTAEISLKDGSTIEADRVLLATGNQPPCPLAEDAFTHHGYCAEPWTNWMEKIPGPAENIIVMGTGLSMIDVFLTLSEQDWQGHLIAISHNGMIPQAHFRGIEYPDFLPEEPENLGLEHLVQLLEKHCRQLQRIGENPGIVVDRLRPHTQKIWQKFELAEKQEFLKRYAARWNVIRHRIAQPIHQRVTEAITEGRLSVVRGRITGLEADGDRVCVNVLNRAGDSQQVSGGLVINCTGPKSGFSDTSVPLFQNLLQRGLIRPDELDMGIDVGADFATIDAEGNPSEFLFAIGPLMKGTLWETTAVPELRGQAMRVAQLLLDDADLVSPGHDYRISVEEEHVIEYYI; this is encoded by the coding sequence ATGAAGAAAGTGGCGATTATTGGAGGTGGTTTCAGTGGAACTATGGCGGCGGTCAATCTGGCCCGCTTAAGCAGCGGCCCGCTCTGTATTCAACTGATCAACGATAAATATCCACTCGGTCGTGGTGTCGCTTATGGGACCCGCCGCGAAGAACATCTGCTGAATGTCGCCGCACGAAACATGTCAGCCGTTCCCGATCATGCAAATCACTTTCTGGACTGGCTCCGTACCCGGGTTGACTACAGTGACCTGCCCGATCCCCAGCTCCGCGAAACCTATGTCCCACGTCGCATTTATGGAGATTATCTGCGCAGCATCCTCGCCACTTATATGCAACCGATCGACAGCCATCATCCTGCGGAAATCCAGGTCATCGAACAGGAAGCGATCGACATTGAATTTAACTTTGAAGGCACCGCAGAGATTTCGCTCAAAGATGGCTCCACCATCGAAGCTGACCGCGTTCTGCTGGCAACGGGAAATCAGCCACCCTGTCCGCTGGCGGAAGATGCATTCACTCATCATGGTTACTGCGCTGAACCCTGGACCAACTGGATGGAAAAAATCCCCGGTCCGGCTGAGAACATTATTGTCATGGGAACCGGTCTCTCTATGATTGACGTCTTTCTGACACTCAGCGAACAGGACTGGCAGGGACACTTGATCGCGATTTCCCATAACGGGATGATACCCCAGGCGCATTTTCGTGGCATCGAATATCCCGATTTTCTGCCCGAAGAACCCGAAAACCTGGGCCTGGAACATCTGGTGCAGTTGCTCGAAAAACATTGTCGTCAGCTGCAACGAATTGGTGAAAATCCGGGAATCGTCGTGGACCGCCTGCGACCTCATACGCAGAAGATCTGGCAGAAATTTGAACTCGCGGAAAAACAGGAATTCCTCAAACGGTATGCGGCCCGCTGGAACGTGATCCGACACCGTATCGCCCAACCAATTCACCAGCGCGTAACAGAAGCGATTACCGAAGGCCGACTGAGTGTCGTTCGAGGACGCATCACCGGACTGGAAGCAGACGGCGATCGCGTTTGCGTCAACGTACTGAATCGGGCGGGCGACTCACAACAGGTGAGTGGCGGTCTGGTGATTAACTGCACCGGACCCAAATCCGGTTTTTCAGATACCAGTGTCCCCCTGTTTCAGAATCTGCTGCAGCGCGGACTGATTCGACCGGATGAACTGGATATGGGCATCGATGTCGGAGCGGACTTCGCCACGATCGACGCGGAAGGCAATCCGTCCGAATTTCTGTTTGCCATCGGTCCGTTGATGAAAGGGACTCTCTGGGAAACAACGGCCGTCCCCGAACTGCGGGGCCAGGCAATGCGCGTTGCGCAGCTGCTGCTGGATGACGCCGACCTTGTCTCACCCGGACACGATTACCGCATCTCGGTCGAAGAAGAACACGTGATTGAATACTATATTTAA
- a CDS encoding SRPBCC family protein translates to MQLELTEKTKLEAPPDQIHNWLSDLENWPKINEKIRSISVEGDKCIGELVFKGKTIDFAGMVPEDDDPFKVTCNIVVQTNPEQNRTEHMTVEYEIEPLGRYTRVIERIKFERQIPFWGWLLVKFIMKVGKPTGLTNLQRIKEHIAAESE, encoded by the coding sequence ATGCAACTGGAACTGACCGAAAAAACAAAACTGGAAGCGCCTCCTGATCAGATTCACAACTGGTTGAGCGATCTGGAAAACTGGCCGAAGATCAATGAAAAGATTCGATCGATTTCAGTCGAAGGTGATAAATGCATTGGTGAGCTGGTTTTCAAAGGAAAGACGATTGATTTCGCCGGCATGGTTCCCGAAGATGATGACCCATTCAAAGTCACCTGTAACATCGTGGTGCAGACCAATCCCGAACAGAATCGCACGGAGCATATGACTGTCGAGTATGAAATTGAGCCTCTGGGTAGATACACACGGGTCATTGAACGGATTAAGTTCGAACGACAGATTCCTTTCTGGGGCTGGTTACTGGTCAAGTTCATCATGAAAGTAGGAAAGCCGACCGGACTGACCAATCTACAGCGGATCAAAGAACACATTGCCGCAGAGAGTGAGTAA
- a CDS encoding M20/M25/M40 family metallo-hydrolase: MLVCFAIFIISTGERLQGETNSAAVYKAVVNSITVDELKSHIDFLASDSLEGREAGSQGGQAAGTYIRTFLQKHGIQAGMADEGYFQEFDSGFRNIIGVIPGNDPELKKEYVVIGAHYDHVGYGKPSNSRGGVGQIHNGADDNASGTAALLEVIEALSLHKELPRRSILFMFWDAEEMGLLGSRHWINYPTVPLDQVVLYLNLDMVGRLQKKPLTLFGSRSAYGLRSSTVRSNERETDLKIDFDSAIRPDSDHWPFYQKGIPFLMFHTGKHADYHRPEDDAHKIDYQGARKSAQLLTQLTLDFALQSDKLEFRNANQDIVSGIDQQAHIDNSDPPRLGVAWNADIYSQGKLLLTQVMANTPAKKAGLKEGDEIVKIDGKSPIAEQGFGALIQNSANRIVLQVRRKGQKELLELPINLSGKPVKLGIQWQTDEADPTVIVVSDLVESSPAALAELKINDRIYEIDGKKIENSEEFRKLVGSRKFPFSLLVEREGRLKKIDVQSMR, encoded by the coding sequence ATGCTGGTCTGTTTCGCAATCTTCATCATTAGTACCGGAGAACGGCTTCAGGGTGAGACAAATTCCGCGGCTGTTTATAAAGCAGTCGTAAATTCAATCACAGTCGACGAGTTGAAATCGCATATCGATTTTCTTGCCAGCGATTCTCTGGAAGGTCGCGAGGCGGGTTCACAGGGAGGCCAGGCTGCGGGGACTTATATCCGGACCTTTCTTCAGAAACACGGGATTCAAGCGGGAATGGCTGACGAAGGCTACTTCCAGGAGTTTGATAGTGGTTTTCGAAATATCATCGGCGTGATTCCGGGAAATGATCCCGAATTGAAAAAAGAATATGTGGTCATCGGTGCCCATTACGATCATGTAGGATACGGGAAACCATCTAACAGTCGAGGCGGCGTCGGGCAGATCCATAATGGTGCTGATGATAATGCCAGTGGAACCGCGGCCTTGCTCGAAGTGATTGAAGCGCTGTCGTTACACAAAGAGCTTCCCCGTCGATCGATTCTGTTTATGTTCTGGGATGCGGAAGAAATGGGGCTGCTGGGTTCACGCCACTGGATAAATTACCCGACCGTGCCTCTGGATCAGGTCGTCCTCTATCTCAATCTGGATATGGTAGGACGGTTACAAAAGAAACCCCTGACTCTATTTGGTTCCCGTTCCGCATACGGACTGCGTTCCAGTACCGTACGATCCAATGAACGAGAAACCGATCTCAAAATTGATTTCGATTCAGCTATCCGACCAGACAGTGACCACTGGCCCTTTTATCAGAAAGGGATTCCCTTCCTGATGTTTCACACAGGCAAACATGCAGATTATCATCGTCCGGAAGACGACGCCCATAAAATTGATTATCAGGGCGCTCGTAAAAGTGCCCAGTTGTTAACGCAGTTGACACTCGATTTCGCATTGCAGTCGGATAAGCTGGAATTTCGAAATGCCAACCAGGATATTGTGTCTGGCATCGATCAGCAGGCACACATTGATAACAGCGATCCTCCGCGACTGGGGGTTGCCTGGAATGCTGATATTTATTCACAGGGAAAATTACTACTGACGCAGGTCATGGCCAATACACCGGCTAAAAAAGCAGGACTCAAAGAGGGTGATGAGATAGTCAAAATTGATGGCAAGTCTCCCATTGCGGAACAGGGTTTTGGTGCCTTGATTCAGAATTCAGCCAACCGAATTGTCCTGCAGGTTCGCCGCAAAGGACAGAAAGAACTTCTGGAACTTCCGATAAATTTGTCCGGAAAACCGGTCAAGTTAGGAATTCAGTGGCAGACCGACGAAGCCGATCCGACTGTCATTGTGGTATCCGATCTTGTCGAATCTTCGCCTGCTGCTCTGGCGGAACTGAAAATCAATGACCGGATTTATGAGATTGACGGCAAAAAAATTGAGAATAGTGAGGAGTTTCGCAAATTGGTAGGTTCTCGGAAGTTCCCTTTCAGCCTGCTGGTGGAGCGGGAAGGCCGCCTGAAAAAAATTGACGTTCAGTCAATGAGGTGA
- a CDS encoding spermine/spermidine synthase domain-containing protein produces MIRSFAQNLVRFSLSFLQQRMGVSFLLGSVCGLYILSCVQRFQNLVSDSPEVMTGIGLAIVMGIWLGLPQRAIVSSEDSGAETVPHQKRIHFTLLILSFWSICYPFLLAQFNQVLHWVTLTQMTNVVFLTGLMTLSAMTLILPVVFWSTRLFWFATLTAGARKNSRTTITSQLARFLTGVSVSLILSAYWLVPVFGWTGTLLIPLIATLAFCCVPWIGTLCKSYLPEYSHWLKLDLFQTDTQSHSDFEATKRAVAPPRIPMVIRVGSYVMSLATGILLVVVSRVLFQLYPDSLYLKVTIWAGFLLGIAAAFAFLQARKPGKLAQMTSSLSLVTALTGIGCLALFPLLVSWMLYANAYIEYALLLSVIRGGLTAALFCLLGTCWGGWLKLSSPTQYSRVENSTITTLPVWQPLCLLAGMFSCLWLIGSAVIELKTIAVVTSLVLLSLAVLVRLTHFRLPTSRWRAAAMTCGLVLLTTGLFSHNNYDVHHSAKLLFSTNTFTGLRYGLKPELLPHLDEGRCLSELEGQYGTFTIWSYRENQIQIRRSGLPFGVTSVDAGLCPHTTGELMPFVIPVVLHERPADVLFLGLGAGVGVNSSLDFPVQHVTCLEPDRSLVKLYHEEIAPRNAISAFDSERVELVQMPIALAMAARTDTETQYDLIISNPAHSVVTQSQAEYTAEFYRNVSRHLNADGIFCQRFQHIDFGAQPLRVMAQTFRAAFQQVLAIEIANGETLFLGTNSAQGFIRNNLIDRIQAPQVRRTLAQVGWDWSVLLNLAAYSNKALADMTVDFKTSVNHSSTGNFAFTLPYEMMRWGMKQEEIRKMVSAEIRSENPVKEYRSSRLLNWMEGEKNDPIILRRLSEVTAQNRLMARYPDQYWKYRKPAKDQITENPRSLIKQVAAENLHKEDYIHDEDKRRMFYFKALSDAMEKASPTADQIGRVTTFTATYDPMISYFMHDEVAELYNKSDDAPDILEFSHRLHAINYGSANDRSIVSVVRALELAATDPSLFQEPGQQWDHLNGLLQSLKYRWDNRSQARPLTSKQALHDIELSISGIERAFETMDEIQAQANVSAQDWQLRKKVLERTLVRPLETYHERVLPHHYKKSREERKKLLDGLNLPSIPSL; encoded by the coding sequence ATGATACGTTCGTTCGCTCAAAATCTAGTCCGGTTTTCTCTCTCATTTTTGCAACAGAGAATGGGAGTCTCATTTCTTCTGGGATCGGTTTGCGGTCTGTACATTCTTTCCTGTGTTCAACGTTTTCAGAATCTGGTCAGTGACAGTCCGGAAGTGATGACGGGAATTGGTCTGGCAATTGTGATGGGTATCTGGCTCGGACTGCCACAGCGGGCCATCGTCTCGAGCGAAGACTCTGGTGCAGAAACAGTACCTCACCAGAAACGCATCCACTTTACGTTATTGATTCTTTCATTCTGGTCCATCTGTTATCCGTTTTTGCTGGCCCAGTTCAATCAGGTTCTGCATTGGGTCACGCTCACGCAGATGACAAACGTCGTATTTCTGACAGGTCTGATGACACTCTCTGCCATGACGCTGATCCTGCCTGTCGTGTTCTGGTCGACCCGCCTGTTCTGGTTTGCGACATTGACTGCAGGCGCTCGCAAAAATTCCCGCACGACTATAACTTCACAACTGGCCCGCTTCCTGACCGGTGTCAGTGTTTCATTAATTCTGTCAGCTTACTGGCTGGTTCCCGTATTCGGCTGGACCGGTACTTTACTGATTCCTCTCATTGCAACTTTGGCTTTCTGCTGCGTTCCCTGGATTGGTACACTCTGCAAGAGTTATCTTCCTGAATATTCACACTGGCTCAAACTGGATCTTTTCCAGACTGATACGCAATCCCATTCCGATTTCGAGGCGACTAAGCGAGCGGTTGCCCCTCCCCGTATTCCAATGGTAATCCGGGTCGGCTCCTATGTAATGAGTCTGGCAACCGGTATCCTGCTGGTTGTCGTCAGTCGGGTTCTGTTTCAACTTTACCCGGATTCACTCTATCTGAAAGTTACCATCTGGGCGGGATTTTTACTCGGAATCGCAGCGGCCTTTGCATTCCTGCAAGCACGAAAACCCGGAAAGCTCGCTCAGATGACTTCCAGCCTGTCTCTTGTGACAGCACTGACGGGCATCGGCTGTCTGGCGTTGTTCCCATTGCTGGTCTCCTGGATGCTGTATGCCAACGCCTATATTGAATACGCACTGCTGTTGTCGGTCATCCGTGGCGGCTTGACGGCGGCCCTCTTTTGCCTGTTGGGAACCTGCTGGGGTGGCTGGCTCAAACTCTCCAGTCCCACGCAGTATTCCAGAGTAGAGAACTCCACTATAACCACTCTGCCTGTCTGGCAGCCGCTCTGTCTGCTGGCCGGGATGTTTAGCTGTTTGTGGCTTATCGGTTCGGCTGTCATCGAGCTCAAAACCATCGCGGTTGTCACCAGCCTGGTACTGCTCAGTCTGGCGGTATTGGTCCGACTGACTCATTTCCGACTCCCGACGTCACGCTGGCGGGCCGCTGCAATGACCTGCGGTCTGGTCCTGCTCACGACGGGTCTGTTTTCTCACAATAATTATGATGTTCATCATTCTGCCAAGCTGTTGTTCTCGACAAACACTTTTACCGGATTACGCTATGGGTTGAAACCAGAGCTGCTGCCCCACCTGGATGAAGGGCGCTGCCTGTCAGAACTGGAAGGCCAGTACGGTACGTTTACCATCTGGTCTTATCGGGAAAATCAGATTCAGATTCGCAGAAGCGGTCTGCCTTTCGGCGTCACCAGCGTAGATGCCGGATTATGCCCGCATACCACCGGGGAACTGATGCCGTTTGTGATTCCCGTTGTTTTGCATGAGCGTCCTGCAGATGTGCTGTTCCTGGGACTCGGTGCCGGCGTGGGCGTCAATTCCAGCCTCGACTTCCCCGTGCAACATGTAACCTGCCTGGAACCGGATCGAAGTCTCGTCAAATTGTACCACGAAGAGATTGCACCACGAAATGCAATCTCTGCCTTTGATTCAGAGCGGGTCGAGCTGGTTCAGATGCCAATCGCATTGGCAATGGCAGCTCGTACGGACACAGAAACACAGTATGACCTGATTATCAGTAACCCGGCCCATTCGGTTGTGACACAATCTCAGGCAGAGTACACAGCAGAATTTTATCGCAATGTTTCGCGACATCTGAATGCAGATGGAATTTTCTGTCAGCGATTTCAACACATCGATTTTGGTGCACAACCACTGCGTGTGATGGCACAGACCTTTCGGGCCGCGTTCCAGCAGGTTCTGGCAATTGAAATCGCCAACGGCGAAACTTTATTTCTAGGTACAAATTCAGCACAGGGTTTTATCAGGAACAACCTGATCGATCGAATTCAGGCGCCGCAGGTCAGACGCACGCTGGCACAGGTAGGCTGGGACTGGTCGGTCCTGTTGAATCTGGCAGCGTACTCGAATAAGGCACTCGCAGATATGACTGTCGATTTCAAAACCAGCGTCAATCACTCTTCAACCGGAAACTTCGCTTTCACTCTTCCTTACGAGATGATGCGCTGGGGAATGAAACAGGAAGAAATCCGGAAAATGGTTTCAGCAGAAATTCGCAGCGAAAATCCCGTCAAAGAATACCGCAGCAGCCGCCTGCTGAACTGGATGGAGGGCGAGAAGAACGACCCCATCATACTCAGACGACTTTCTGAAGTGACTGCACAAAACAGACTGATGGCCCGCTATCCCGATCAATACTGGAAGTATCGCAAACCTGCCAAAGATCAGATTACAGAAAATCCACGTTCACTCATCAAGCAGGTTGCTGCAGAAAATCTGCACAAAGAAGATTACATCCACGATGAAGACAAACGTCGCATGTTTTATTTCAAAGCACTTTCAGACGCGATGGAGAAAGCCAGCCCTACGGCCGATCAGATTGGTCGTGTGACAACATTTACTGCTACTTACGATCCGATGATCAGTTACTTCATGCATGACGAAGTCGCAGAGCTCTACAATAAATCAGATGATGCGCCGGACATCCTCGAATTCTCACATCGCCTGCACGCCATCAATTATGGTTCCGCCAATGACCGCTCCATTGTTTCCGTTGTACGGGCACTGGAGTTGGCAGCAACTGACCCCAGTCTGTTCCAGGAACCGGGACAGCAGTGGGACCACCTGAACGGGTTACTGCAGTCTTTGAAATATCGGTGGGACAACCGCTCCCAGGCACGACCTTTAACTTCAAAACAGGCTTTGCACGATATCGAACTTAGTATTTCCGGAATCGAACGCGCATTCGAAACCATGGACGAGATTCAGGCTCAGGCGAATGTCAGTGCGCAAGACTGGCAACTACGAAAAAAGGTCCTGGAACGCACACTGGTACGGCCATTGGAAACCTATCACGAACGGGTACTGCCTCATCACTACAAGAAATCCCGTGAAGAGCGAAAAAAACTGCTGGATGGTCTTAACCTGCCCTCTATCCCTTCGCTGTAA
- a CDS encoding DUF1559 domain-containing protein — protein MLSSKRLRRAFTLIELLVVIAIIAILIALLLPAVQQAREAARRSTCKNNLKQIGLALHNYHDAFNVFPPNSNGADPNLPNGFSWRMKVLPYIDQAPLFNQFNSSLRITDPAHLALCQNIIPVYLCPSDPTPAVKRDLHVNWCFPGNATGASGALTSTNVCDIAGSTYDTTAAVATYGEVCGLHPDSGPGGMFRRRQTFVMRFRDLTDGASNVLAIGEMSPSYNPFSARVPSDSPVHTSAAINSSSLLCGPSPCQYPTIGWPQTTASQSFHTGGAHFLLADGSVHFLSENMDLTLYQQLGHASDGLPTGGFNK, from the coding sequence ATGCTGAGTTCGAAAAGACTACGTCGTGCGTTTACACTCATTGAATTGCTGGTGGTCATCGCCATTATCGCAATTTTGATCGCATTGCTTTTACCAGCGGTCCAACAGGCGCGAGAGGCGGCCCGTCGTTCCACGTGTAAGAACAATCTGAAGCAGATCGGTCTGGCGCTGCATAATTATCATGATGCGTTTAATGTCTTCCCGCCGAATTCCAATGGCGCTGACCCTAATCTGCCCAACGGGTTCAGCTGGCGGATGAAAGTGCTGCCTTATATTGATCAGGCACCCCTGTTCAATCAGTTCAATTCGAGTTTAAGGATTACTGATCCCGCTCATCTGGCGCTGTGTCAGAATATTATCCCCGTTTACCTCTGTCCCAGTGACCCGACTCCTGCGGTGAAAAGAGACTTACATGTCAACTGGTGTTTTCCTGGAAACGCAACCGGTGCCAGTGGCGCTCTGACTTCTACTAATGTCTGTGATATTGCTGGCAGTACTTACGATACAACCGCAGCAGTAGCAACTTATGGAGAAGTATGCGGGCTGCATCCGGATAGTGGTCCGGGGGGAATGTTTCGTCGACGTCAAACGTTTGTAATGCGGTTTCGAGACCTGACTGATGGGGCATCAAATGTACTGGCGATTGGTGAAATGTCTCCCAGCTATAATCCCTTCAGTGCCAGGGTACCCAGTGACAGCCCGGTGCATACTTCCGCAGCGATTAACAGTTCATCGTTACTATGTGGGCCGAGCCCCTGTCAATATCCGACGATCGGCTGGCCACAGACGACCGCTTCGCAAAGTTTTCACACGGGTGGTGCTCATTTTCTTTTGGCAGACGGCAGCGTTCATTTTCTGAGTGAGAACATGGACCTGACCCTGTATCAGCAACTGGGACATGCCAGTGATGGATTGCCCACTGGTGGATTCAACAAGTAA
- a CDS encoding thiamine pyrophosphate-binding protein: MSDNSTTVGSYLASRLEEIGMKHYFAVPGDYNLVLLDKLLENKNLEMISCCNELNAGYAADGYCRATGGASAVFVTFSVGGLSLLNAVAGAYAEDLPLIAVSGGPNTNSEAEFEMLHHTLGLLDYDYQRDIFSKVTAEAVTIHDPREAPTQIDHAIQTALRFRKPVYIEIACNIADAVTSAPNVRSFGGPTASDPLSLNAAVDRAVELLSAASKPVLVAGVKLRSFGAEANFQKLADACGYAIASMPNAKGFFNEQHSHYMGIYWGPVGTPGCGEIVDSSDLCLFAGGTFTDYTTTGHAALINPSKVIQARPNSVVFPNQTFSNVKLTEFLEMLAKKLKPNDGSMIAYNRIKEEIAPLRPGTPETELSTRQLFSRIQQMLGPDSAVIAETGDSWFNGMQLDLPEGARFEVQMQYGSIGWSVGATLGFCVGAPDRRPIALIGDGSFQLTAQEVSTIIRYGLKPIIFLINNGGYTIEVEIHDGPYNTIKNWNYAELVHVFNAEDGNGFSCKARTEGELDEAIKQATAHDGPALIDVLIHRDDCSKNLLVWGGHVAKNNGRPPRFH; encoded by the coding sequence ATGTCTGATAACAGTACTACCGTCGGTTCTTACCTGGCTTCCCGTCTGGAAGAAATTGGAATGAAGCACTATTTCGCTGTCCCCGGCGACTACAACCTGGTGCTGCTGGACAAGCTGCTGGAAAATAAAAATCTGGAGATGATCTCCTGCTGCAACGAATTGAATGCCGGTTACGCGGCAGACGGATACTGTCGCGCCACCGGCGGTGCCAGTGCGGTCTTCGTGACTTTTAGTGTCGGTGGTTTAAGCCTGCTCAACGCCGTTGCGGGCGCCTATGCAGAAGACCTGCCACTCATTGCTGTCTCGGGCGGACCGAATACCAATTCGGAAGCCGAATTTGAGATGCTGCACCATACGCTGGGTCTGCTGGACTACGATTATCAACGCGACATCTTTTCCAAAGTGACCGCGGAAGCAGTGACGATCCATGATCCCCGCGAAGCGCCGACGCAGATTGATCATGCAATCCAGACCGCCCTCCGCTTCCGTAAACCCGTCTATATTGAAATTGCGTGTAATATCGCAGATGCAGTCACTTCCGCTCCTAATGTCCGTTCGTTCGGTGGCCCGACTGCCAGTGATCCACTGTCGTTGAACGCCGCCGTCGATCGAGCCGTAGAACTACTGAGTGCCGCGTCGAAACCGGTCCTGGTAGCAGGCGTCAAGCTCCGGTCGTTTGGTGCGGAAGCCAACTTCCAGAAACTGGCTGATGCCTGTGGTTATGCCATCGCCAGCATGCCCAATGCGAAAGGATTCTTCAACGAACAGCATTCCCATTACATGGGTATTTACTGGGGCCCCGTGGGCACACCCGGTTGTGGTGAGATTGTCGATTCTTCTGATCTCTGCCTGTTCGCGGGTGGTACTTTTACCGACTATACCACCACCGGACATGCGGCCCTCATCAATCCATCTAAGGTCATTCAGGCCCGCCCGAACAGTGTGGTCTTTCCCAATCAGACCTTCAGCAACGTTAAACTCACCGAATTCCTGGAAATGCTGGCAAAGAAATTGAAACCCAATGACGGGTCGATGATCGCCTACAATCGAATCAAGGAAGAAATCGCTCCTCTGCGCCCCGGCACTCCTGAAACAGAGCTCTCCACGCGACAACTGTTCTCGCGTATTCAACAGATGCTGGGCCCCGATTCCGCAGTGATTGCCGAGACTGGCGATTCCTGGTTCAATGGCATGCAGTTGGATCTGCCCGAAGGTGCGCGGTTTGAAGTACAGATGCAGTACGGTTCGATCGGCTGGTCTGTGGGAGCCACTCTGGGCTTTTGTGTCGGTGCGCCCGATCGGCGACCGATTGCCCTGATTGGGGATGGCTCGTTTCAACTGACGGCTCAGGAAGTATCCACCATCATTCGTTACGGTTTGAAACCGATCATCTTCCTCATCAATAATGGCGGCTATACTATTGAAGTGGAAATCCATGACGGCCCCTATAATACCATCAAGAACTGGAACTATGCCGAGCTGGTGCATGTCTTCAATGCGGAAGACGGTAATGGTTTCAGCTGTAAGGCCCGTACAGAAGGCGAACTGGATGAAGCCATCAAACAGGCGACCGCACACGATGGTCCGGCTCTGATTGATGTCCTCATACATCGGGATGATTGCAGTAAAAATCTTCTGGTCTGGGGAGGCCACGTGGCGAAAAATAATGGGCGACCACCGCGTTTTCATTAA
- the yciA gene encoding acyl-CoA thioester hydrolase YciA, with protein MEETCELPDGKLILRTLAMPADTNANGDIFGGWIMSQMDIAGGILSKEVSGTRTVTIAVESMKFIRPVKVGDVVSCYGTVERIGNTSITLQLEVWVEPVLRHEDSKCPYFKVTEAAFTYVAIDHQGNKTPIVKRGC; from the coding sequence ATGGAAGAAACCTGTGAATTGCCGGACGGCAAGCTGATTCTGAGAACCCTGGCCATGCCGGCAGACACCAATGCCAATGGTGATATTTTTGGTGGCTGGATTATGTCTCAAATGGATATCGCCGGCGGTATCCTTTCCAAGGAGGTCTCAGGAACCCGCACGGTGACGATTGCGGTTGAGTCGATGAAATTCATTCGTCCAGTCAAGGTTGGCGATGTTGTGAGTTGCTATGGAACGGTCGAACGCATTGGCAATACTTCTATCACCCTGCAACTCGAAGTCTGGGTGGAACCGGTCCTGCGGCATGAAGATTCGAAATGCCCCTACTTCAAAGTTACCGAAGCGGCCTTTACTTATGTCGCCATTGATCACCAGGGAAATAAAACGCCGATTGTCAAACGGGGGTGTTGA